The following are encoded in a window of Variovorax paradoxus genomic DNA:
- a CDS encoding aspartate aminotransferase family protein: MASADTLTTPPGSLDAFWMPFTPNRKFKQAPRLIVGSEGLYYDLADGRRVLDAIAGLWCVNAGHRNPRVSAAMKTQIDVLDYASNFQIGHPAAFTLAQRLTQMAPAGMDHVFFTNSGSESVDTALKIAVAYHRARGDAGRYRLIGRERSYHGVGFGGISVGGIGRQRSTFGPLLNGVDHLPHTLDLARNAFSRGEPAHGIDKADALEALVSLHDASTIAAVIVEPVAGSTGVLPPPRGYLKRLRDICDKHGILLIFDEVITGFGRVGRNFASDLFGVTPDLITTAKGLTNGAVPMGAVLMRGAVHDAFMQGSVSAVELSHGYTYSGHPLACAAALATLDAYTEDGLIARAAELSPYFEDGLHSLRGLPGVIDVRNVGLLAGIELQGWASGPGTHAQAVAQHCLDESGVLVRSVGDTIALSPPFTLERRHIDQIIDSLRAAIAQTAQATDTAA; the protein is encoded by the coding sequence GTGGCTTCCGCCGATACCCTGACAACGCCACCCGGTTCGCTCGACGCGTTCTGGATGCCCTTCACGCCCAACCGCAAGTTCAAGCAGGCGCCGCGCCTCATCGTCGGCAGCGAGGGCCTGTACTACGACCTGGCCGACGGCCGCCGCGTGCTCGACGCCATCGCCGGCCTGTGGTGCGTGAACGCCGGGCACCGCAACCCGCGGGTCAGCGCGGCGATGAAGACGCAGATCGACGTGCTCGACTACGCCTCCAACTTCCAGATCGGCCACCCCGCCGCCTTCACGCTGGCACAGCGCCTCACGCAGATGGCGCCGGCCGGCATGGACCACGTGTTCTTCACCAACTCGGGCTCGGAGTCGGTCGACACCGCGCTGAAGATCGCGGTGGCCTACCACCGGGCGCGCGGCGACGCGGGGCGCTACCGGCTCATCGGGCGCGAGCGCTCGTACCACGGCGTGGGCTTCGGCGGCATCTCGGTGGGCGGCATCGGACGCCAGCGCAGCACCTTCGGGCCGCTGCTCAACGGCGTGGACCACCTGCCGCACACGCTCGACCTGGCGCGCAACGCCTTCTCGCGCGGCGAGCCGGCGCACGGCATCGACAAGGCCGACGCGCTCGAAGCGCTGGTCTCGCTGCACGACGCATCCACCATCGCCGCCGTGATCGTCGAGCCCGTGGCCGGCTCCACCGGCGTGCTGCCGCCGCCGCGCGGCTACCTCAAGCGCCTGCGCGACATTTGCGACAAGCACGGCATCCTGCTGATCTTCGACGAGGTCATCACCGGCTTCGGGCGCGTGGGCCGCAACTTCGCGTCCGACCTGTTCGGCGTGACGCCCGACCTCATCACCACCGCCAAGGGCCTGACCAACGGCGCCGTGCCGATGGGCGCGGTGCTTATGCGCGGCGCGGTGCACGACGCCTTCATGCAGGGCAGCGTGAGCGCGGTCGAACTCTCGCACGGCTACACCTACTCGGGCCATCCGCTGGCCTGCGCCGCCGCCCTGGCCACGCTCGACGCCTACACCGAAGACGGCCTCATCGCCCGCGCCGCCGAGCTGTCGCCCTACTTCGAAGACGGCCTGCACAGCCTGCGCGGCCTCCCGGGCGTGATCGACGTGCGCAACGTCGGCCTGCTGGCCGGCATCGAGTTGCAAGGCTGGGCCTCGGGCCCCGGCACGCATGCGCAGGCCGTGGCGCAACATTGCCTGGACGAAAGCGGCGTGCTGGTGCGCTCGGTGGGCGACACCATTGCGCTGTCGCCGCCGTTCACGCTGGAGCGCCGGCACATCGACCAGATCATCGACAGCCTGCGCGCCGCCATCGCGCAGACCGCACAAGCCACCGACACCGCGGCCTGA